The Nymphaea colorata isolate Beijing-Zhang1983 chromosome 5, ASM883128v2, whole genome shotgun sequence DNA segment GATTATAGATGtataaatccatgaatttgtaTACCACCAATGCATCAAGAGTTTATTTTTGAAGGTCGGGTGGAAGAaatattttgctttatttgtgCATAGGGTAAAAGTGCTCATTTTCATGTTGTTTTAACCATATCTTCACTTTTGTAGCTTAATCATTCAGTTTGTTTGAGCCCGTTTTTCCCAACAAAGAGACCGGATACATCTAATTTCAGAaataaaaattgtaaagaaTCAAAAGAAATTGAGGAAGCTTAATAAGAATCACATGATCGACAAAGCAAATGCAATGTGTTGTATGGCCTCTTCGGTGGAGTTAGTCTTAAAATTGTACTTCATGCACATGAAAAGAACGTATTTTATTGTCTTATTGGTCATTAATCGAACCCCAAACAACTGACTGCATGGTCCGAAACATGCACTGGTCACATGCTTATTTTATTCTTGGAGATCAGCGAGAAAGGAGGACAGACTTTATGTATGTTGGGCCCGATTCCTGGCCAACACAATCCGAAGCAACAGCAAAGATGGTTCGGACCCTGACGCACCCAACTCCTATTGGCCGGCGTGAGGAGTCTTTGGGCCGTCGGACTCAGGGGGGTGCTCATCGTGCTTGTGGCCATGGTGTGGCTTGAAGCTAGTGCGCTTGCCGGTCAGACCAAGGTGGACCCCCGGGTTGTTGTGAGCGCAGTTGCACCCCACCATGATGGAGTTGTTCACCGTCTGGACGTTGCTGTTGACTATGGCCGAAACAGGCTGAAGATGACGACGATGACGGCGAAGATGGTGATGGTCCTGTTCGTTATGCGTCAGCCCCTCGTCTTTTCCTCCAGACTggcctttctcttcttccttcttctcacTCTCGTCCTCGTCCGTGACCCTTCGCCCTTCCCGGCCACCGGAGACTAGGTCCATGGTGGCTCCCTTGTTGTCACCTGAGATGGTGACCGCTCCAATTCCGTGGTCATGCAAGTCAAGTATGGGAACTATTCGGCCACCTTTCACCTTCGGATCTGGGATGGTTTCCTTGAACCTGACATGTGGTGGCGGGGAATGGTCGCTCCTTCCTGTTCCGGCGACGGCGCCTGAATAGGAAGGCGGTGCATCATTTTTTGGGAGGACCATCTTGACGTCCTTGGTTTCGTTTTCGCCGACCTGGGGCTTCGACTCCTTGCCGAGTGttcctgtttcttttttcacaattttttcagTCTCAGGCTGGAGCTTCACAATAGCAGAAACAACAGAGTCAGTATATATAGGAGGATGTGGCTGTTCTCGGGTAGGTGGTGGCGGTGGGGAGCGAGTGCCCGAGTCCGGTGATGGTGGCTGCGGGATTGACACTGGAGGAGGTTTGAAGACTGATTTTGGCTGAGTGGAAGAAGGACGAGACGCTTCGGTTCCCTCCTGGAGTTGCGGCCAGGAGGGAGCGTGCATTGGGTCGGCTGCAGGCGGAGGTGACCGACTGTGAAGCGGAGAAGTTGGGGTTGGTGGAGATGGCTTTGGTGTTGGAGATGGAGGCTGTTGGGAAACTTGGGGTTGCGGCAGCGTTAGTTGCATTATCTGCTGGGCTGGTGTAGATTGGGTCGTCGGTCGAGTTTCCGGAGGCACCGGTGCTGGTGGAGGTAGAGGTTGAGGCGGGGTCCTTGTGGAGTCTAATGGTTGGGAAGCTTGGGGTTGGGGCGGCGAAGGTGATGATGATCGTAGTTGTGTAGGTGATGGGGGTGTTGGTGGTGCTGGTTTGGTGGCCGGAGGCTGGGGTACTGATTGAGGCGGTTGTGTGGCTGGTGCTTTAGGCTGAGGTGCTGATGCTAGTAGTACTGGTTCTGGCGATTGTGTGGCTGGTTCTTTAGGCGGAGGTACTGACGCTGGTGGTGCAGTTTCAGGCGGCTGCTTGGCGGGTGATTTAGGCGGAGGTGATGATACTGGTGGTGCTGGTTCAGGCGGTTGTGTGACTGATGCTTTAGGCGGAGGTGGTGATGATACTGGTGGTGCTGGTTCAGGCGGTTGTGTGACCGATGCGTTAGGCGGAGGTGGTGTCGCTAATGATGCTGAAGCCGCTGTGGGTTGAGGTAGCATTGGATCTGGTAGTGCCCGTGGAGGAAATGGCGCTTGTGGTCCGGGTGCTGGCCTTGATGGAATTGGAGGCGGTGGTGCTGGCGGAGCCGAACGTGAAAGTTGTGCTGGTATGGGAGATGGCACTAATGGCTCTCGTTCTGGCGCTGGTGGAGGTGCGGGTGGAGTTGATGGCCCCagtggtgctggtgctggtgctggtgcaggTGGAGTTGGTGGCGCTTGTGTTGCTGGAGCTGGCCGCTCTGGTGGAGCCAATGGTGCCTGTTGTGCTGCTGACGGCTCTGTTGGAGGCGAGCGTGCAGCTGGGGAAGGTTGTGTTGCTATTGGCACTGGCCTTGGCGCAGGTGCTGGCTGTTGTGGGACTTGGGGTGACGGTGCCGTTGCAGTTGTTGCCGGAGGCGGTGCAACTAGTGGTTTTGGTTCTGGAGCTGGGGGTGGTGGCGCTGAGACTGGGGTAGGAGGTGGTGGCGCTGGAGTTTCTGGTGGCAGCACTGGCATAGATTGGGGCGGCAACGTTGGCGCAGTTCGTGGTGGTCGATCAATCAATTGAGTGGCGAGCCTGAGCCACGGTGGTCGATTCTGCGCCATCCCCTTCAACCTAGACCAAAGATCCAGAGATgcaagagagggaaagagggagaggaagagagcgAGAGTCTGTTTAGATAAATTGCTGCCGGACCAGACGATCCAATCTGTATAAAAGGAGAGATAGAGGCATCAGATTCTGCAGAGAAAGAAGACAAGCAAGGAATTGCTGCAGCTTCCCTCCTCTTCAAAGCATTGAATCAGACAGAGGAATCGATGATTTGGCGAATAAGCTTCTGGCCGTACGGCGGATGCTTGTCCCAAATCTTCCAATGACTCCATGATTCCATGGCCGATTCTTCGCCATTACGACCATGAAGGGGGAACGCTGAAATGGTGGAGACGCCTGCatcacttttctttcttattcctTCTGCATGTAGAAGACCCTCCTAACAACCATCGCCATCTATGTCTTCTCTTGCAAGCACAAGCAAGGTTATTCCATCCTTCTAATTCTTCCCGAATCTCTCTCTGCTCCATCAGCGCGCGTAGGAGAATATGGAATTCTTTCTATGTTCAGCTGAGACCTAACGATCAGATTTCTTGACACATAGGGAAGACTCTGAACGCACAAGTGACAGAACTATGATTACAAACTTTTAGCTACGTAAAAAGGAAAGCTAATATTGCGACCTTCATATCCCAAATGAAATTACTGCACTTCCACTGGATCTGTAGGTGGGTTCGCGGCCTCCCTCAATTATCTTTTTCGCTATTTGAGTGGAAATTTTTATTAGTGGAGGCTCCGGCTTTCCCGGTGCATGAGTCTATTGAAGAATGATAAAGTTAAATATGAAGACAAGGAAAGGCTGAAATGAAGAAAGATCAAAACTAAGTTTGAAACGCTACATTCTTGGAGCTACGCATAAAGGCAGTCCCCATTGTCTAACTAATAGTAAACGGTAGTGTTATCAccctaatttttttcaaaaaagggtgtatttcatttttacaATTATTTCATTTGGATTTAATCCTGGGCCTTAAGCTCAATCCTAAACCaatgtgtttttgagcttaaatcaCTTACTGAAATGCGTCGGCGACCAATTGAACTGAAGCTGGGTTTAAAATGGGTTTGGAGTCACTCAAAACTAAGTCGGCCAGCCATTTGTAATGAAAACcttttttatacattttaaattaaaaaaagttgttttatgcttcttatataaacaacctttttttttatttttttttattttgttatttaaaaaaaatcgcACGTCGCGTGCAATCGTGCAACGCGCGGTCGTGCATGACCATGCGGCCCATAGCCACAAGCAAACGCGCATCTCGCTGACGTGCGTTGTGCCGAAACTCTCCATTTTAGTGAAAAACCGCCTCTTGGAGGCCGGTTTTTGCCTCGTTGAGTGGGCATTGCCcagcccacaccccaaagggctGTTTGCAAGGCTAGTGGCCAATCTCACTTTATCTAagtccatttaaaaaaatttaaaattgttcaaaaatatttaaaatttgcatgaaaatcttgttaaatttaaaaaattcaaattttgagttttgactccaaaacttcctataaatacccccacaatcctgCGTCTTAGACATGGGTTAACTCTTGGGGGAATTTCTAACGATTCTTTACTTGATGATTTGATTCTTCTTCTCtatttatcttcttcttcttctttaaggGAGAGAACATAAGATgatattagaggtatgtaatccttatttcattttcatttttcgtttACCCTTGCTACCTttccatggccatataagaAGGCTCTAAAGACCTTCTATCCCtatcaagagctactcttgagtgcatcgAAAATATGAGCAAGGCGAAATcgatttcatttcttcatttattttcaaaaatatgcttgttatattgctttaCTAATCatatatgcttgagatgatgttcatacGTGATATActaatttcttttattaatgGGCAAATACACAGCGAGAATAAGTGTTTGAGTTGAGATTTCTTcatcttatgttgatttttgaggttgataTACTAATTTCTTTGATTAATGGGCAAATACACAGCGAGAGTAAGTGTTTGAGTTGAGATTTCTTcatcttatgttgatttttgaggttgagacttgtccaactcAGAAAAGCTTTTCACGAATATgaatatgttaaaatgcattttcatgtcattcttacacttaattttttctttaatcacccgattaaagaccccaatgagtgctttctTACGTTGTTCTTCATTTCATGaatgtttaattttcttctatacccaaTAGTGGAGAAAATATATTCCTTTGTAACAAACAATCATGATTTATGttcacatacaaaaatatttaaaatcatatttttcaaaagattttcaacaaGAGCACCCTTTAATGAGACTTTGAAGACTTAACTTAAGATTTTGTATGAATCCAAGTTCCTCTCCGgtgtatataaaaattgaagtcagatattctcaagtcatttcttaactttaattctcatgaagacattatgtgtatatacatgttatatatgtatacatgcacatgactaTCTGTCTTTGTTTTTTGATTTGACATATTCTTTTACAGACTCTCGTAACACTTGTATTTcattctaaaatctctctctttctaaatctTCTTCAccctctctatttgatttaaacttcCTCTTTgcaagctttcatatacgtatttgtatgtgtgtgtgtgtgtgtgtgtatatatatatatatatatatatatatatatatatatatatatatatatatatatatatatatatatatataagtatgtacatgtatatgtatatctctctctctcttttaaatcctttgttttatgatttttcaaaatctctttctctctctttttctccatatTCCTCTTGTATTCAAggttttc contains these protein-coding regions:
- the LOC116253943 gene encoding vegetative cell wall protein gp1-like, with the protein product MAQNRPPWLRLATQLIDRPPRTAPTLPPQSMPVLPPETPAPPPPTPVSAPPPPAPEPKPLVAPPPATTATAPSPQVPQQPAPAPRPVPIATQPSPAARSPPTEPSAAQQAPLAPPERPAPATQAPPTPPAPAPAPAPLGPSTPPAPPPAPEREPLVPSPIPAQLSRSAPPAPPPPIPSRPAPGPQAPFPPRALPDPMLPQPTAASASLATPPPPNASVTQPPEPAPPVSSPPPPKASVTQPPEPAPPVSSPPPKSPAKQPPETAPPASVPPPKEPATQSPEPVLLASAPQPKAPATQPPQSVPQPPATKPAPPTPPSPTQLRSSSPSPPQPQASQPLDSTRTPPQPLPPPAPVPPETRPTTQSTPAQQIMQLTLPQPQVSQQPPSPTPKPSPPTPTSPLHSRSPPPAADPMHAPSWPQLQEGTEASRPSSTQPKSVFKPPPVSIPQPPSPDSGTRSPPPPPTREQPHPPIYTDSVVSAIVKLQPETEKIVKKETGTLGKESKPQVGENETKDVKMVLPKNDAPPSYSGAVAGTGRSDHSPPPHVRFKETIPDPKVKGGRIVPILDLHDHGIGAVTISGDNKGATMDLVSGGREGRRVTDEDESEKKEEEKGQSGGKDEGLTHNEQDHHHLRRHRRHLQPVSAIVNSNVQTVNNSIMVGCNCAHNNPGVHLGLTGKRTSFKPHHGHKHDEHPPESDGPKTPHAGQ